The genome window TCACCGTGTCTAGCGTAAATCAAGCCGGTAGCACCAATCTGCGGACGTTTAATGAAGTCAGTAAGCTCATCCAGCTGTTTACGTGTATAATGCGCACAACCTGTTGCATTGATCCCAATTACTAATTCTGCATTATCGAATACCGGGAAGTTTTTACCTTTAACTACTTCGTTTAATTCAACAAAGCGCATTTCGAAACGTGTATCAGGTTTATCAGAACCATACCAGCGCATAGCATCCGAATATTGCATTCTTGGAACCTCTGGTAATTCGAAGTTTTTAACCTCTTTAAATAAGGTACGGATCAGTCCTTCGAAAGTGTTCAGGATATCTTCCTGCTCAATAAAGGACATCTCACAGTCAATCTGGGTGAATTCAGGTTGTCTGTCTGCACGTAAATCTTCATCTCTGAAACATTTTACAATCTGGAAGTATCTGTCGAAACCAGAAACCATCAATAGTTGCTTAAAGGTTTGAGGAGATTGTGGCAAAGCATAGAATTCACCAGCATTCATCCGGCTTGGTACAACAAAGTCCCTTGCGCCTTCAGGTGTTGATTTAATCAATACAGGAGTTTCCACCTCGATAAAATCTAAAGCATCCAGATATTTTCTTACAGACTGAGCCATTCTATGACGCAGTACCATATTATTTCTTACCGGATTCCTTCTCAGATCCAGGTAACGATATTTCATACGTAAATCATCGCCGCCATCGGTTTCATCATCAATTAAGAATGGTGGAATCTTCGAAGCATTCAGGATTTCAAGATCAGTGATTTTTATTTCCACTTCTCCCGTTGGCATTTTAAGGTTTTTATTGGAACGCTCAACAACAAGTCCACTGGCCTTGATCACAAATTCGCGACCTAAACTGCGGGCTTTTTCACAGAGCTGAGTGTTATCATCCATATTAAAAACCAATTGGGTAATACCGTAACGATCACGGATATCAATAAAAGTCATTCCTCCCAAGTCTCTGGATTTCTGTACCCAACCGCACAGAATTACGCTTTCGCCTAGATTCTCAATCGTCAGCGCTCCGCAAGTTGTTGTTCTTAACATTTTTTCATCGGATTAAGCCGCAAAAATATTCATTTTGAGCCATATATTACAAAGGGTTATTGATTTAACGAAGTATATTCAAAAGTTTTTTCATTAAGGTGCAACGTTTGTGAAATCATGATGTCATTTATAACGAATACGAAGAACATTGGAAGCAGTATACATAGACAAAAATATAGACCTGGTTAACGCTTGCCGGAAAGGTAGCCGGGCCGCACAATTTGAATTGTACAAATTGTATGAGAGAGCTATGTACAGCGCTGCGCTGCGGATAGTAAATCATGAAGCTGAGGCTGAAGATGTTGTACAGGAAGCATTTTTGGATGCCTTTTTGAGGATTGGCGATTTCAGGGGGGATACTACTTTTGGCCTCTGGCTAAAACAGATCATCGTGAATAAATCGATTAACTGTCTGCGCAAAAGAAGAGTGGAGTTCACGAACCTCGATGGGGTGGAGATTGCGGCAGAGGAATCAGCAGATCAGGAAGATTTGCAGTGGAGAGTAGAAGAGGTGAAAGCAGCAGTAAAAGGACTGGCTGATGGGTATAGAGTGGTACTTACGCTGTATTTATTTGAGGGGTACGATCATGAGGAAATTTCCCATATCCTGAAAATATCGGAAGTTACTTCCCGGTCACAATTAATGAGAGCAAAAACCAAATTGAGAAATATATTAGAAAAGAGAGGAGCAAGAGATGAGTACTAAATTAGAAGATTTTATCAGAGACAATAAGAGGGAGTTCGATACCGACAGGCCTTCAGCTGGCCTCTGGGATAAAATTGAAGCGGAACTGGATAAACAAGAAAAACAGAAAAAAAAACTTAAACGGTCTTTTAATCTTCAGCTATGGGCTGGAATTGCTGCATCACTGCTTGTGGTGCTGGGGATCACCTTCTTGTATGTGATTCCCGGGAAAAGAGGAAAGATCAGTGTGGAGGATGTAAATCCGGTATATGCACAGAAGCAAGTGAAGTTTGTAAGCATAATTGAGCAGAAACAGGATAGTTTACAGGCTTTTGCAAAAACAAACCCTGAACTCTACCGTAAGTTTAAAGCAGATTTTGAGGTGCTGAATAAAACTTATGAGGGATTAAACAAAGAAATGGCCGGGAGCCCGAATCAGCAAATGGTGGTTAAGGCAATGGTCAGGAACCTGGAAATTCAGATTCAGTTGCTGAATCAGCAATTGTCAATTATTAATGAAGTTAGTCAATATAAAAAGGAGAATAGTATATGAAAAATCTGATCCTTGCAGGCGCTCTGCTATGTTCATTTAGTATGGCCAGTGCACAGAGCGAAACAGACACTAAAGTTAGCAGTGAGCCTGTTTATGTAGCAAATTCGGGTAGTTCGTCTGCTTCCGGCCGCTCGTCGCATGCTGGTCACGGAGTTCAGGAAAATTCGCAAAATGGGGATGATCCGATGCGCTCTAAAAACTTCAGCAAGAGCTTTTCTATAAGTCCGTCTGATAAAATAAATCTTCATAATCAGTATGGAGCAATGGTAATTAAGATCTGGGACAAAAGGGAAGTGAAAATTGATGTTTCAATCAAAGCATTTAGTAATGAGGATAGAGAGGCTCAAAGATTAATCGATCAGGTTAATATTTCGGCCGAAAAGGACGGCGATCAGGTAACTTGTAAAACCAATATAGGCAGCGGAAGCAGATGGACGGGACGTGGCCGCAGGAGGGAAGTAAAGGTGAACTATGTCGTTTATATGCCAGCCACAAACTCTCTGACTTTAACACAGGAATTTGGTAATGTCAATATGGATGATTTTGCGGGCCCGCTTTATGCGAAAGTGCAGTATGGAGATTTTATCGCCGGAAAACTATCCAGCGCAAATAATTATGTTTCTGTTCAGTATGGCAAAACTACGATTACTGATATTAATAAAGCTGTTGTTAAACAGCAATATGGATCAGGCCTGACTATCGGAGCTGCTGGAACACTGGATCTGAATGCCCAATATGTAACGGTTCGTATCAATACGATCAGAGGGGATGCGATCATCAAGCAGCAATACGGTTCCGGAATCAGTATTACCAATGTTAATAATCTTGATCTTGATATTCAATACGCTAATGTGAGAGTTGATAATATCAAAGGGAATGCAATCATCAGACAGCAATACAATAGTATTAAAATAGGAACTGTAGGAAAACTTGATCTCAAATCACAGTACGCTAATGTAGAAATTGGCGCTTTAAGAGGTGATGGCTTTTTTAAGATGAGCTATAATAATTTTGATATCGCTGAAGTAGGGACAGGATGCAGGAATTTAACGATTGATGCCGATTATGTAGATACAAAATTAAAATTCGCTGAGGGCTTTAATAGTGATTTCAACGTACAAACAAGTTATAGCGGATTTAAATCCGGAGACCGGGTGACTGTACGTCAGTCGGGGTCACAGGACGATGATAATTCGAAAAACTATACCGGCAAAATCGGGAGTGGCGGAAGAAGCGCAGTCCGTATAAAATCAGACTATGGGTCAGTTACTTTCAGGTAAAAAAATAAACTAATTGTTGTGAAGCTTGTTGATTAATTCAACAAGCTTTTTTTTTAGCTTTACAGCAAAACCTTTAATTTATGGAATTCTTTAGTACACCCGAAGCCTGGATCTCATTGTTAACCCTGACAATTTTAGAAATCGTACTTGGGATTGATAATATTGTGTTTATCTCCATCCTTTCAGGGAAACTGCCTGCACATCAGCAAAAAAAAGGCAGACAACTGGGATTAGGGCTTGCTATGATTACCCGTGTATTATTGCTTTTATCATTAAGCTGGGTGATGAGCCTGACAGCCACTTTATTTAACGTTGGAGAATGGATCAGCCTGGACAATAAAGAATGGTTGGAGAAACTCGCTATTTCAGGACGCGACCTGATTCTGATTGTGGGAGGGATGTTCTTAATCTATAAAAGTACGCATGAAATTCACCTGAAGTTAGAAGGCGAAGAGGAGGAAGAAGGAAAAGTTAAAGTCCATTCTTTTGCTGGCGTAATTGCTCAGATCCTTGTGTTGGATATTGTTTTCTCTTTAGATTCTGTAATTACAGCAATCGGGATGGCAGACCATGTTGAAATCATGATTGCTGCGGTAATTATAGCGGTAATTATTATGATGGTGTCTGCTAATGCAATCAGTGACTTTGTGAATAATCACCCTACAGTGAAAATGCTTGCACTTTCTTTTCTGTTATTAATCGGTGTTTCTTTATTGGCAGAAGGACTTGATCAGCATATTCCTAAAGGATATATCTATTTTGCCATGGCATTCTCTGTACTGGTGGAGATGCTGAACCTGAGAATGAAGAAGAAATCTACCAAACCTGTGGAGCTTAGAAATACTGCAAAAGAAGAAAAATAAAGTATTTTTGCGACCCGTTAACTAAGCTAAAAATTACAGCGTATATGATTTATTTTCCAGAAGCGTCTCTGTCAGAGCTTTCTATACATAGGATTGGCAATAAAGCACAAGATGAGTTTTATGTATTGTCTGAAGCCTCCATGCAAATTCAGGATGAGCATTTGAAAAACGTGCTGATCCAGTATTTTTTAAGTCCTTATGAAAAAACAAATGAGATCTTTCGTTTTTTTCACCCGAACGATGACTTAAACCTGAATGAGGTTTATCATTTCGTGGAACAGGTATTTGAAAATGGAGAGCACTTTCACAAAAACAGTGAGCAGTTGGCAAAATATCTGTATGATACCTCTAATCATCCCAAAATTAAGGCTGGTGAGCTGTATGTGGCTTATTTTGAGAATGTACAGATAGAAGGTGAGCTGCATGATGCGATTGGTATTTTTAAATCGGAGACTAAAGAGACTTATTTGAAGGTTTCTCCTGAACAGGCTGGCTTTGCACTGAGTTATGAAGAAGATGCAATCAATATCAATAAGCTGGATAAGGGCTGCATTATTTTTAATACCGAGAAAGAAGAGGGGTACAAGGTTGCGGTTATCGATCAGACGAATAAAAGCAATGAGGCAGTTTACTGGAAAGATGAGTTTTTGAAGCTTAAGGTCAGAAATGATAATTACAATCAGACTAAGAACGTACTGGGCGTTTATAAAAGCTTTGTAACCGAAAAACTTGATCAGGAGTACGATATCACTAAAGCAGACAAGATAGATCTGCTGAACCGCTCTATGAAGTATTTCAAAGAGAAAGAAAGCTTTGATATGGATGAATTTTCTAACGAGGTAATCGGGAATAAGGAAGGGATCGAATCTTTCAAAAACTATAAAAAGAGTTATGAGGAAGAATTTGAAACGCCTATTGCTGATAGTTTTGATATCTCAGGTGCTGCGGTTAAAAAACAAGCTAAAGCTTTTAAAAGCGTGCTTAAACTGGATAAAAACTTCCATATCTATATTCATGGAAATAAAGAACTTATCGAAAAGGGCTTCGATGATGATAAATCCATGAATTACTACAAAGTTTATTTTAAAGAAGAAGAATAAGATTTACAAGATATATTCATCATTGATAGGCTTAACTGGCGCGGGAATTTTTTCTGCGCCAATCATTTCCAATAGATTGATTTCTATGGTTCTTGTAATCTGGTTTAGTGGCACTGAGGAAGAGTTGTTTTCGAAAGGATCGATCAGGCTCATTCCGTTGATCTGCGTAGATACAAAGACAAAACCAACCAGCCAGCCAATAAATATAGCCCATACACCTGCTTCATGACTCACTACTAAAGTCAGTGAAACCACAAATAACCAGATAAAGACTTTGGTGAAGTAATTATAAGTGGTCGGGAAAACTGTGTTTTTAATCCGTTCAGCTCTTCCCATATGATCGGAGAAATTAACCAGGAGCTTGTTCAGTTCCATGAAACGAAAACCATCAATCAGTCCATCTTTACTCAATTGTTGCAGATCTCTGGATTGCAGGGTTAAAATGGCATTGTGTACGTTACTGTGGAGATTGATTTCTTTCAGATCTGCCTCATCCAGGTATTGCTGATAATTTTCATCAACTGCATCTCTTAGTTTGGCTTTAAGGGCATAGAGAAAACCGATATGGCGGCGGACCATTCTGTCTTTTAAGGCTTTAAATTCCTGGTCGCTGGTTTCATTCTGGGAGATATAGGTGATTATACTTCTGGCCCATGACCTGGAATCATTGACTAATGAACCCCATATTTTGCGGGCTTCCCACCATCGGTCGTAAGCCTGGTTATTATTAAATCCAATAAAAAAAGCTATCGCGGTACCTAAAACGGTAGGAATGATAGCTGGGATCTCAAAGTTATGTTTAATCAGGAACGCTCTGGTCAGATACGCCCCTGTGCAGGAAAAGATCATGATAAGGTCTACTTGCCAGGTATTCCTTAGAATACGGCTTAACCGGATATTGTGTACTATTAGCATTCGGGAAATTTGCGTTTTGTCTAATCTACAAACAAAACGCAAATTTGTTTGCTACCCCTATGAATAAAATGCTTTTATTTCTATTATAATACCCTCAACAATAAACCTTTAAGATATTCTCCTTCTGGAAAGGAAATTCTCACCGGATGATCTTCTGGTTGGTGGAATTGTTTGATGATC of Pedobacter cryoconitis contains these proteins:
- the aspS gene encoding aspartate--tRNA ligase, translating into MLRTTTCGALTIENLGESVILCGWVQKSRDLGGMTFIDIRDRYGITQLVFNMDDNTQLCEKARSLGREFVIKASGLVVERSNKNLKMPTGEVEIKITDLEILNASKIPPFLIDDETDGGDDLRMKYRYLDLRRNPVRNNMVLRHRMAQSVRKYLDALDFIEVETPVLIKSTPEGARDFVVPSRMNAGEFYALPQSPQTFKQLLMVSGFDRYFQIVKCFRDEDLRADRQPEFTQIDCEMSFIEQEDILNTFEGLIRTLFKEVKNFELPEVPRMQYSDAMRWYGSDKPDTRFEMRFVELNEVVKGKNFPVFDNAELVIGINATGCAHYTRKQLDELTDFIKRPQIGATGLIYARHGEDGSIKSSVDKFYSEEDLKGWAEALQTKPGDLMLLMAGTKDKVRKQLSELRLEIGSRLGLRDKNVFSALWVLDFPLLEWDEESERYHAMHHPFTSPKPEDIAMLDTNPGEVRANAYDMVVNGTEIGGGSIRIHDRTLQALMFKHLGFTAEEAQKQFGFLMDAFEFGAPPHGGIAFGFDRLCSIFAGLDSIRDVIAFPKNNSGRDVMIDSPSTIDEKQLKELKIKTNL
- a CDS encoding RNA polymerase sigma factor, which gives rise to MEAVYIDKNIDLVNACRKGSRAAQFELYKLYERAMYSAALRIVNHEAEAEDVVQEAFLDAFLRIGDFRGDTTFGLWLKQIIVNKSINCLRKRRVEFTNLDGVEIAAEESADQEDLQWRVEEVKAAVKGLADGYRVVLTLYLFEGYDHEEISHILKISEVTSRSQLMRAKTKLRNILEKRGARDEY
- a CDS encoding TerC family protein; translation: MEFFSTPEAWISLLTLTILEIVLGIDNIVFISILSGKLPAHQQKKGRQLGLGLAMITRVLLLLSLSWVMSLTATLFNVGEWISLDNKEWLEKLAISGRDLILIVGGMFLIYKSTHEIHLKLEGEEEEEGKVKVHSFAGVIAQILVLDIVFSLDSVITAIGMADHVEIMIAAVIIAVIIMMVSANAISDFVNNHPTVKMLALSFLLLIGVSLLAEGLDQHIPKGYIYFAMAFSVLVEMLNLRMKKKSTKPVELRNTAKEEK
- a CDS encoding nucleoid-associated protein, translated to MIYFPEASLSELSIHRIGNKAQDEFYVLSEASMQIQDEHLKNVLIQYFLSPYEKTNEIFRFFHPNDDLNLNEVYHFVEQVFENGEHFHKNSEQLAKYLYDTSNHPKIKAGELYVAYFENVQIEGELHDAIGIFKSETKETYLKVSPEQAGFALSYEEDAININKLDKGCIIFNTEKEEGYKVAVIDQTNKSNEAVYWKDEFLKLKVRNDNYNQTKNVLGVYKSFVTEKLDQEYDITKADKIDLLNRSMKYFKEKESFDMDEFSNEVIGNKEGIESFKNYKKSYEEEFETPIADSFDISGAAVKKQAKAFKSVLKLDKNFHIYIHGNKELIEKGFDDDKSMNYYKVYFKEEE
- a CDS encoding bestrophin family protein — encoded protein: MLIVHNIRLSRILRNTWQVDLIMIFSCTGAYLTRAFLIKHNFEIPAIIPTVLGTAIAFFIGFNNNQAYDRWWEARKIWGSLVNDSRSWARSIITYISQNETSDQEFKALKDRMVRRHIGFLYALKAKLRDAVDENYQQYLDEADLKEINLHSNVHNAILTLQSRDLQQLSKDGLIDGFRFMELNKLLVNFSDHMGRAERIKNTVFPTTYNYFTKVFIWLFVVSLTLVVSHEAGVWAIFIGWLVGFVFVSTQINGMSLIDPFENNSSSVPLNQITRTIEINLLEMIGAEKIPAPVKPINDEYIL